The Eriocheir sinensis breed Jianghai 21 chromosome 28, ASM2467909v1, whole genome shotgun sequence region agagagagagagagagagagagagagagagagagagagacacacacacacacgcacacacacacacacacacacacacaccgcggggAGTTGGAAGGCACTCTTATCAGGGTCTCCACAACAGAGTACTTGATGGGACTTATCCTCTATGGATCACGTTGACTCAGGTTCTCCAAGTTATCGAGGGTGCGTGTGTGCTGCCCAGGTCCTTTCTATTGGGCTTGTGTACTACCGTTTACTCAGCGACATGGCGGGTGCCTGTTAGCTGTGTGACGTGTGAGGGAGACTCTTTCCATTGCTATCTATTTTAATTTCGTCTCCTTGAAGGCTTCGTTCGGGTATTTGAAATCATTTGCGGACCACGGAACACCAGCAttataataattactactacttctagtaccactactactactactacttacaataataataataataatagtaatagtaataataataataataataataataatgattaattaTGCGTATCTGGTGATGATTCCTCCCCTCGCTAGGTCACTGCTCTTCCCAATGTGACTGACCACTGTGGGGCCGAGGCAGTGTGGGCGGTGTGACTCACCACCTCACTATCTTGAGGGCGGCCTGTGATGTGTTCCCTGCCTCATGATGCATTGCAAATTAACGTGCAGCCTCCTGAGGGcacgtgtgtgtctgtgggcACCCAAACCAGAcatgaggtctctctctctctctctctctctctctctctctctctctctctctctctctctcacacacacacacacacacacacacacacacacacgtacccgtCTCATGTAAGTGCTGAGTGGCTCGTTGGCttctgaggcggcggcggcaccgaAGCTTGAGATAGCGGCGCCTCCACCCCCAACGGCGGCGGCGACGCCCGCAGCCTTGGCGGAGTCAGTGATGACGGTGTCGGAAGGCTGCTCGTCATCCCTCAGAGACAGAGACTTCAACCTTGGACTGAGGCTGTCCTTCTCCGTGATTTGaacgttgttgttattgttgttgtagatAAGTGGGTCGTGGTCGTCTTCCTGGGTCTGATGGGTGTGAgagacggtggtgatgatggtggcggtggagggTTGCTTGCTCACAACAGAGGGTGGTCTAGTGATGGTGAACACGCCTTCCCCATCAAACACTGTCTGCTTGAGGGACGCCGAGGAGGCCGAGTTGTGAGAGCGTGGAGTCACCATAGTGCTGTGTGCCGCGAGGGGCTGTGGGGTCCGTTGGCAGGACGACGCAGCAGGGGGCAGTAGGACGGCTGTGTCGCTAGCAGACCCCTCACCCACAGTATAGAGAAGCGCTGTGCCCTCGCCCACCCCtgcttcttctcccccgcgcggACTGAGCAATATCTCTGCAGTGGATAATGGCGCGGAGGATGCGGGCGGgggaggagtggtgatgatggaaggcAGGGGCGGGTAGCGGGTACTGAAGGAGGatgtggtgacggcggtggtggtggcgtcgtcaGCTTCAACAGCAGCACTGATGGTCCTCAGGgcaacatcaccaccagcaaACAGGTTGGCAGCAGTAGCGGAAGAAGCAGCAGGAACCGTCGCGGGGTGTCTTGCTGTCTTATCCctatccctactactactactactactactattactactactactgctactactactactactactactaccaccagtgGCGCTAACACTACGGTTTGCTCGTTCAATCAAGTGTCTTCGGTAGAGGGAGTACATGTAGGTGgatggtggggggaggggttCGTCTGTCTGCTGGAGAAGAGTCTGATAGAGAAGGCAGCGGAGGTGAAGGTTCGCGGCCGCTACAACAAAACACTTGCGCGAACACTCGAGCACGacgagcagcagcagcggcgaggCAGTCACCACACTCCCCTCACGCTCTCATATGACGCCTTCGCCTTCCTCGGTATTCTTTCCGCATCGAGCCGCgcaccacgtgtgtgtgtgtgtgtgtgtgtgtgtgtgtgtgtgtgtgtgcacggtgGTGTGCGTATGTGTGGTTATAAGACCCTTCGATGTGGTACCTACCTCCTGCCCCTCACATTGatccttctttgtgtgtgtgtgtgtgtgtgtgtgtgtgtgtgtccacgccAGCAGTACACAATGCTCAAATAAACGCACTTAATGAGTCCCTTCCGTTTAATAAACTTAAAAGAAAAAAGTCCCGAGTTTTCCACTCCAGATAATTTTCACGTTATTTTACTGGACAAATTGAGAACGGTTTTTCAATATATTGTTCATCTTATATCACTCTTATTACATATTCTCTTACTATTGTTATTTCACTTTACTCGCTTCATGTTTTGGGTGTTGTTATTTCAGTATCACCTTTGTCGATCTTTAGTTAGTTCTACAcatacattttctcttttctttatccttcccccGTCCCTCAAGATTGAAGTTTACTCACTGATCCTCACAGTCTGTGTGCACTAGTTTTCTTCCCGGAGCCTCTCCTGGGAGTGGGGCGGAGCGCAGACAGCCACAACCTTACCTCACCAAAGTTCGAAGGTGACTGAGTTTTGAGCTTCACTCTGGGAGACGGTGACGTGGGGCTGCAGTGAGGGTaaagggtgagggtgtgagggcaCGCGTGATGGGAAGGGTGACGAGGGCAGGTGAGATGCGTGATCAGGAACAACCTGGGACAATTACATAatgctaccactatcactaccactactactactactgtcactactactactgctaccactactactatcactactacttctaccactactactaccacttctactactaccactactactactactactactactactactactactactgtatactATAATTCTTACTGCTGcttctgttgctgctgttgttgttaagtAACTCAATatcataacaacacacacacacacacacacacacactatcaaggGACTCATGTCAGCGGACGTGATATGGAACAGGATATGGTGattgatgggaagagagagagagagagagagagagagagagagagagagagagagagagagagagagagagagagagagagagagagagagagagagagagagagagagagagagagagagagagagagagagagagagagagagagaaatatacggGTATGCCTTGAAAATACTAACGATACGACTACACATGAAATACACCactgagacacacagacaaatatcgcgcacacacacacacacacacacacctgtcagctCCTTCCCCGTGATCCACCTCACGTAGGTGCTgctaatcctccttctccaccttctccttccactcctctcattccttcctttcttgcacgTGTTGCCATTCCTCACTTTATCTCCATTGttgtcattcttccttttcttacacaCGTGGTAATTCCTCGcggattttttgtttgtttaatttCATTGCTGTCACTCCTTACCTCACAAAAGCTGCCGTTCCCCTCTTTCCTTATGCACgctgttattccttccttccttacacgcGTTATCatcgccctccttttccttcagcattttcattccctccttcatattGTACCTTCTCGCTTTTACAGGCGTATTTCTGCCCTTATTCACTGGTTACTGGAATGACTTTCTGATTGACTAATGCAAAGATAAAGTTCttcagaaaaatggaaaaaatgaaaatgaaaatggaatgaaaaatgaaacatTTACCGTTATTATGTTGTGTTAAAACGGCAAAGTTTTTCAAGAAGTGAAGTAAATAGTTAATTCACTATAAATATATTCAAAGATTAAACTGTAAAATATATGGAGAATAAGGTAGATAGTAATTGTaggctgtgttctctctctctctctctctctctctctctctctctctcatacacacatatatatatatatatatatatatatatatatatatatatatatatatatatatatatatatatatatatatatatatatatatatatatatgtatctgtgtgtgGCGAGCGCATcatagaggtgattgtctctggaatagaggcatacattccacgtactttctctactcctcatgctaaaaagacttggtttaatcacgcttgttctcgtgctatccaaGATAGAGAGGCaccttacaaaaggtaccagaaccttcgaactcccgctaaccataatctttacatctcttcccggaatcgtgccaaatctattctccgacttaccaaaaattccTTCATCCATAGCAAATGGCAACACCTTAcgttctctaattcttccagagacttctggcacctagacaaaaaaaatctcctccaatttcacttcttcctctttcccgcctcctaacccagacggcagcactgccgtctcatccatctctaaggctgaactttcactcaaactttctgtaacaactccactctggacgattcttggcatatttctcctactcatcccccctctgactctttcatgcctgttattaagattcttaagaatgatgttttctatgccctcaactctcagaaggcttatggacctgatggagtgcctcctattgtccttaaaaactgtgcttccgtgctgacaccctgcctggtcaaactctttcgcctctgcctatcaacatctacctttccttcctgctggaagtacgccttcgtacagcctgtgcctaagaagggtgaccgattcaatccctcaaactaccgccctatagctttactttcctgtctaaagcttttgaataaattCTTAACCGACTGATTTAAAAGCAACTTTCCACATCTAACCttcaatctgatcgccagtatggattccgcaaggggcgttctactggcgatcatcttgctctcttaactgattcttggtcatcctctcttagccgtttcggtgaaactttctcagttgcgctagacatatcgaaagccttcgatagagtctggcataagtctttgctttctaaactgccctctttcggattctatccctctctctgttcctttatctccagtttcctttccggccgttctatctctgcgtggtagacggtcactgctcttctcctaaacctatcaacagtggtgttccacaaggctctgttctatcacccactttcttcctcttattcatcaatgatcttctttctataacaaactgtcctatccactcatacgctgacgactccactctgcatttttcaacttctttcaacagaataccctctcaacaggaattacaagaccccagactggaggctgcagaacgcttaacctcagaccttgctatcatttccgattggggtaaagggAACCTAgcgtccttcagtgcctcaaaaacccaacttctccacctatcaactcgacacaattttccaaacagctatcccctattcttcgataacactcagctgtcatcatcttcaacactgaagatcctcagtctatccttaactcaaaatcttaactggaaacttcacatctcctctctcactaaatcagcttcc contains the following coding sequences:
- the LOC127004389 gene encoding uncharacterized protein DDB_G0271670-like, with amino-acid sequence MYSLYRRHLIERANRSVSATGGSSSSSSSSSSSSNSSSSSSSRDRDKTARHPATVPAASSATAANLFAGGDVALRTISAAVEADDATTTAVTTSSFSTRYPPLPSIITTPPPPASSAPLSTAEILLSPRGGEEAGVGEGTALLYTVGEGSASDTAVLLPPAASSCQRTPQPLAAHSTMVTPRSHNSASSASLKQTVFDGEGVFTITRPPSVVSKQPSTATIITTVSHTHQTQEDDHDPLIYNNNNNNVQITEKDSLSPRLKSLSLRDDEQPSDTVITDSAKAAGVAAAVGGGGAAISSFGAAAASEANEPLSTYMRRVCCEALCDPLYIICCFTCCNPDCCCACGNMDLCCLLCHICARI